A window from Aeromonas rivipollensis encodes these proteins:
- a CDS encoding glutamine amidotransferase-related protein produces the protein MRLGILDCDRLDPDLVGSFGPVYSEMFIKGFRALAPALEYRVWSALDGELPSDLNECDAWLITGSRHDAYSDIPWILALRDWIRRAHDANVKLAGICFGHQVIAQALGGEVVKSTKGWGLGVSVHPMQEAKPWMQPGLETIRILASHQDQVEQLPPGATLLAGNDFCPNFMFLQGDHIVAIQGHPEFSVEYNRALIERRRDRLPDEHYQSSLSSLEGEVDSATMMQWLLQFLGMLPVGPAVR, from the coding sequence ATGCGACTGGGAATTCTCGATTGTGACCGGCTGGACCCCGACTTGGTTGGGAGTTTCGGCCCCGTTTACTCCGAGATGTTTATCAAGGGCTTCCGGGCGCTGGCCCCGGCGTTGGAATACAGGGTCTGGTCGGCGCTCGATGGGGAGCTGCCGAGCGACTTGAACGAGTGCGATGCCTGGCTCATCACAGGATCGCGCCACGATGCCTACAGCGACATCCCCTGGATCCTGGCGCTGCGCGACTGGATCCGGCGGGCCCACGATGCCAACGTCAAGCTGGCCGGCATCTGCTTCGGCCATCAGGTGATCGCCCAGGCGCTGGGGGGGGAGGTGGTGAAGTCCACCAAGGGCTGGGGGCTCGGCGTCTCCGTCCACCCCATGCAGGAGGCGAAACCCTGGATGCAACCGGGGCTGGAGACCATACGGATCCTGGCCAGTCACCAGGATCAGGTGGAGCAGCTGCCACCGGGGGCGACCCTGCTGGCGGGCAACGATTTTTGCCCGAACTTCATGTTCCTGCAGGGGGATCACATAGTCGCCATCCAGGGTCATCCGGAGTTTTCGGTGGAGTACAACCGGGCGCTGATCGAGCGGCGGCGGGATCGGTTGCCCGACGAGCACTACCAGAGCAGCCTCTCCTCCCTGGAGGGAGAAGTGGACTCGGCCACCATGATGCAGTGGCTGCTGCAGTTCCTCGGCATGCTGCCGGTCGGCCCCGCCGTGCGCTGA
- a CDS encoding LysR substrate-binding domain-containing protein, with amino-acid sequence MKLQQLKYLIAVRDHNLNVSVASDALYTSQPGVSKQIGLLESELGVRIFERRGKHLHRITPVGEEIIKCAEAMLNIESKIKAISREYLDPTVGTLNIHTTHTIARYLLPKSVTYFTKKYPKISFHLHPVMSATKEQISKGYSDFSIVAHEIGFDKELIALPAYLWTLSLVVPQDHPLAKVKKPTLEQLCQYPILSYESGATGRQVQDRVFQAAGLSPNYYMTVMDAGVIKRYVELGFGIGIISSLVANDHDAPSLVAINLEHLFEPCPAQLCFSKSILLQNYMYDFISSFSPHLTKEMIQNVMQQPTQARIDELLVGVELPVY; translated from the coding sequence TTGAAACTACAGCAGTTGAAGTATCTGATCGCGGTGCGGGACCACAATCTCAACGTCTCCGTCGCTTCCGATGCGCTCTATACCAGCCAGCCTGGGGTGAGCAAGCAGATCGGCTTGCTGGAGAGCGAGCTGGGGGTGCGCATCTTCGAGCGTCGCGGCAAGCACCTGCACAGGATCACCCCTGTGGGGGAGGAGATCATCAAGTGCGCCGAGGCCATGCTCAACATAGAGAGCAAGATCAAGGCCATCTCCCGGGAGTACCTGGATCCGACAGTGGGTACCCTCAACATCCACACCACCCACACCATAGCCCGCTACCTGCTACCGAAAAGCGTCACCTATTTCACCAAGAAGTACCCCAAGATCTCGTTCCACCTGCACCCCGTGATGTCGGCCACCAAGGAGCAGATCAGCAAGGGTTACTCGGATTTTTCCATCGTGGCCCACGAGATAGGCTTCGACAAGGAGCTGATCGCGCTGCCCGCCTACCTCTGGACCCTGTCGCTGGTGGTGCCGCAGGATCATCCCCTGGCCAAGGTGAAGAAACCGACCCTGGAGCAGCTCTGCCAGTACCCCATCCTCAGCTACGAGAGCGGCGCCACCGGGCGTCAGGTGCAGGACAGGGTGTTCCAGGCGGCCGGCCTCAGCCCCAACTACTACATGACTGTGATGGATGCGGGCGTCATCAAGCGCTACGTGGAACTGGGCTTTGGCATCGGCATCATCTCGTCCTTGGTGGCCAACGACCACGATGCCCCCAGCCTGGTGGCCATCAACCTGGAGCACCTGTTCGAGCCCTGCCCGGCCCAGCTCTGCTTCAGCAAGAGCATACTGCTGCAGAACTACATGTATGACTTCATCAGCTCCTTCTCCCCCCATCTCACCAAGGAGATGATCCAGAACGTGATGCAGCAGCCGACCCAGGCGCGCATCGACGAACTGCTGGTCGGGGTGGAACTGCCCGTCTACTGA
- a CDS encoding PfkB family carbohydrate kinase — translation MSRILLLANLNCDHVLSLAEPLVAGARMQYVDQGRRLGGGAANTGIGLVWAGHEVIIASRIGLDETGDWLLEQATGHGLDCSHVERFGGETGELLVLVDSTGERTILRRPRRPDLPGDLPLEGVDCLYVNYPGTAIIGYMRQMLARSFVVAQYPKGGQSRRPCHVLVASRADLAEVGDPWRHARELAGEQLEWLVLTEGKAGAVAIHGEEQVRVAARPVSVVDTTGAGDAFAGGLIHGLARGMAMGDALQCAVDWGAFAVASESSIPSQALKTWLKHPH, via the coding sequence ATGTCCCGCATCCTGCTGCTTGCCAATCTCAACTGTGATCATGTGCTCTCCCTGGCCGAACCCCTGGTGGCGGGGGCACGGATGCAATACGTTGATCAGGGGCGCAGGCTCGGCGGCGGCGCCGCCAACACCGGCATAGGGCTGGTGTGGGCGGGGCACGAGGTCATCATTGCCTCCCGCATTGGGCTGGACGAGACCGGCGACTGGCTGCTGGAGCAGGCGACGGGCCATGGGCTGGACTGTTCCCACGTGGAGCGCTTTGGCGGCGAGACGGGGGAGCTGCTGGTGCTGGTGGACTCCACCGGGGAGCGCACCATTCTAAGGCGACCGCGCCGCCCGGATCTGCCTGGCGACTTGCCGCTGGAGGGGGTGGACTGTCTCTACGTGAACTATCCCGGCACCGCCATCATCGGCTACATGCGCCAGATGCTCGCCAGAAGCTTCGTGGTGGCCCAGTACCCCAAGGGCGGGCAGAGCCGCCGCCCCTGCCACGTGCTGGTGGCCTCCCGCGCCGATCTCGCCGAGGTGGGCGATCCCTGGCGGCATGCCCGGGAGCTCGCTGGGGAGCAGCTCGAATGGCTGGTGCTGACCGAGGGCAAGGCGGGGGCCGTTGCCATCCACGGCGAGGAGCAGGTGCGGGTGGCGGCGCGGCCGGTGTCCGTGGTCGACACCACGGGGGCGGGAGATGCCTTCGCCGGCGGCCTTATCCACGGTCTGGCCCGGGGCATGGCGATGGGGGATGCCCTGCAGTGTGCGGTGGACTGGGGCGCCTTCGCGGTCGCCTCCGAGAGCTCCATCCCCTCCCAGGCCCTGAAAACCTGGCTGAAACATCCCCACTGA